A DNA window from Sylvia atricapilla isolate bSylAtr1 chromosome 6, bSylAtr1.pri, whole genome shotgun sequence contains the following coding sequences:
- the GMFB gene encoding glia maturation factor beta, protein MSESLVVCDVAEDLVEKLRKFRFRKETNNAAIIMKIDKDKQLVVLDEEHEGISPDELKDELPERQPRFIVYSYKYQHEDGRVSYPLCFIFSSPVGCKPEQQMMYAGSKNKLVQTAELTKVFEIRNTEDLTEEWLREKLGFFH, encoded by the exons ATG agTGAATCTCTGGTGGTTTGTGATGTTGCTGAAGACCTGGTggagaaactgagaaaattcCGATTTCGCAAAGAGACCAACAATGCTGCCATTATAA TGAAAATCGACAAGGATAAGCAGTTGGTGGTGCTGGATGAGGAGCATGAG GGTATTTCTCCTGATGAGCTAAAGGACGAGCTGCCTGAGAGACAACCTCG atttattgtTTATAGTTACAAGTACCAGCATGAAGATGGAAGAGTTTCTTATCCATTGTGTTTTATCTTCTCCAGTCCAGTTG GATGTAAGCCTGAGCAGCAGATGATGTATGCTGGAAGCAAGAATAAGCTTGTACAGACAGCTGAACTCACTAAG GTATTCGaaatcagaaatacagaagACCTTACTGAAGAATGGCTGCGTGAGAAACTGGGCTTCTTCCACTAA
- the CNIH1 gene encoding protein cornichon homolog 1: MAFTFAAFCYMLALLLTAALIFFAIWHIIAFDELKTDYKNPIDQCNTLNPLVLPEYLIHAFFCVMFLCAAEWLTLGLNMPLLAYHIWRYMSRPVMSGPGLYDPTTIMNADILAYCQKEGWCKLAFYLLSFFYYLYGMIYVLVSS, translated from the exons atgGCCTTCACGTTCGCCGCCTTCTGCTACATGTTGGCGCTGCTGCTCACGGCCGCCCTCATCTTCTTCGCCATCTGGCAT aTTATAGCATTTGATGAACTGAAGACTGATTACAAGAACCCCATAGACCAGTGTAATACACTCAATCCT cttgtACTTCCAGAGTATCTCATCCATGCATTCTTCTGTGTCATGTTTCTCTGTGCAGCAGAGTGGCTCACACTGGGTCTCAATATGCCCTTGTTGGCTTATCATATTTGGAG GTACATGAGCAGACCCGTGATGAGCGGCCCGGGGCTCTACGATCCTACGACCATCATGAATGCAGATATTTTAGCCTATTGCCAGAAGGAAGGATGGTGCAAATTAGCATTTTACCTTCTATCTTTTTTTTACTACCTATATGG catGATTTATGTTCTGGTGAGCTCTTAA